GTGCCTATGGAGAGGTGTCGGTTGCAACAGGGGCGGCCGCGTCACCTCGCTGAACCTGACATGCTCGACCATATCCGGTCCAACATTCGGGAACTTCTCACGGCTCTCAGTGCTCATGTCGCTCGACCTCTCTGACAACTCCATCATCGGCGCTCTCCCAGTGAGTGACCTCAACCAATGTCACGGCCTTGTGCACCTCAACATCTCCCACAACCTCATCACCGGGTCGCTGAATGTGTCTGGACTGACCAAGCTTCGGGTGCTCGACGTGTCGGCTAACAGGCTCGAGGGCGGCATCGCCTTCAATTTCCCGGCGATATGCGCTAACCTTACCTTACTGCACTTGTCCACCAACAACATCACAGGTAACATCACCAACATGTTAGAGGGTTGCGCCAGGCTGGAGTATGTCGACCTCAGCTCGAACAACTTCGACGGCGAGCTCTTGCCCGACGTCGCAAGATTCAGGAAATTCAGCATCGTTGAGAACAACATCACCGGGAGCGTTCCATGGAGCATGTTTCCTAATGGATGCAAGCTCCGGTCCTTAGACCTCTCTGCCAACCAGCTGGTGGGGAGCTTCCCGGATTCCATTGCGAAATGCACGAATTTGACGTACTTGTCGCTGTGGGGGAATAATTTCGCTGGAATGGTACCTGCCGGAATTGGGAAGCTCGCGTCCCTTGAGGCGTTGGTTCTTGGGAAGAACAGGTTCGACAGGCAGATACCGCATGAGCTAACAAACTGCGTGCGCCTTCAGTTCTTGGACATCAGTAGAAATATGTTTGGTGGCAACGTGCAGGAGATTTTTGGCAACTTTATGAGCTTGAAGTATCTTGTGCTTCACCACAACAACTACACTGGCGGCATCGTGGCCTCCGGCGTGCTCCGACTACCACTGCTTGCTAGGCTCGACCTTAGCTTCAATGAGTTCACCAGCGATCTCCCACAAGAGGTGGCCAACATGAAGAGCCTCAAATACCTGACGCTCGCTGATAACAACTTCTCTGGTAGGATACCTCCGGAATACGGCCGGCTAGCGGAGCTCCAGGCGCTGGACCTGTCTAATAACACCCTCTCAGGAGGAATCCCCGCGAGCATTGGGAATCTCACGTCACTCCTTTGGTTGATACTAGCGGGGAACCAACTCTTTGGTGAGATACCGCCTGAGATCGGCTACTGCACCAGCTTGCTCTGGCTGAACCTGGCGGAC
This genomic window from Triticum aestivum cultivar Chinese Spring unplaced genomic scaffold, IWGSC CS RefSeq v2.1 scaffold89339, whole genome shotgun sequence contains:
- the LOC123177664 gene encoding probable LRR receptor-like serine/threonine-protein kinase At1g74360 (The sequence of the model RefSeq protein was modified relative to this genomic sequence to represent the inferred CDS: added 875 bases not found in genome assembly), which encodes MIQGRQAMSPSLLLAFLCGLIFIAGEAALIVTESGGGDDKEVLLELKRFLIANNKVNHGGYEAWQESDPSPCLWRGVGCNRGGRVTSLNLTCSTISGPTFGNFSRLSVLMSLDLSDNSIIGALPVSDLNQCHGLVHLNISHNLITGSLNVSGLTKLRVLDVSANRLEGGIAFNFPAICANLTLLHLSTNNITGNITNMLEGCARLEYVDLSSNNFDGELLPDVARFRKFSIVENNITGSVPWSMFPNGCKLRSLDLSANQLVGSFPDSIAKCTNLTYLSLWGNNFAGMVPAGIGKLASLEALVLGKNRFDRQIPHELTNCVRLQFLDISRNMFGGNVQEIFGNFMSLKYLVLHHNNYTGGIVASGVLRLPLLARLDLSFNEFTSDLPQEVANMKSLKYLTLADNNFSGRIPPEYGRLAELQALDLSNNTLSGGIPASIGNLTSLLWLILAGNQLFGEIPPEIGYCTSLLWLNLADNQLTGNIPPEMAEMGRNPGPTFAKNRNDTSVFIGSNECQAMRRWIPASYRPFSFVNSVLTDPRTKKNSVMTGGNCRNIWDRILKGYIIVPMCTNSLSVGSLPGYVQLSRNMLSGEIPPRIGTMRNIGLLFLDGNCFTGQLPRDIGRLPLVELNISRNNMSGPIPSEIGEYLCLERMDLSFNNLSDELPTSLFKLTELVMFNVSYNPLLSGNISTTGQFGTFDEQSFLGDPLISLDQGGPAGKQQPGEEGPYVTAVERSSVPTTILISYFFFLVVGFIYGTVSGG